A part of Xenopus tropicalis strain Nigerian chromosome 4, UCB_Xtro_10.0, whole genome shotgun sequence genomic DNA contains:
- the ubxn1 gene encoding UBX domain-containing protein 1 isoform X1: protein MAECSTLESLIEMGFSPSRAEKALAATGNQGIEPAMDWLVEHEDDPDIDEPSVVVPEDSDSGTTDTQGMDTCEERLPLTEEEKEKQTKRMMELIAQKQKEREEREKRERIEQEKQRRKQGQELSAVKQKIQEQEMQKAVEDRRREKQEEKLARDRVREKIARDKAERARRFGGAGSEPISPPAEASIPATTPSPSSPVQEPPTKKEYDQCRIQVRLLDGSALSQTFRAREQLAAVRLYVELNWPGGAPGPFNLLTSFPRRVFTEEDMEKPLQELGLVPSAVLIVARK, encoded by the exons ATGGCTGAGTGTTCCACGCTGGAGAGTCTCATTGAGATGGGATTTTCACCCAGTAGAGC AGAGAAGGCATTGGCTGCTACTGGCAATCAGGGAATAGAACCAGCTATGGACTG GTTAGTAGAACATGAAGATGATCCTGATATTGATGAACCAAGTGTGGTTGTCCCTGAAGATAGTGATTCTGGTACAACAGATACACAAGGCATGGACACCTGTGAAG AAAGACTTCCCCTGACTGAAGAGGAGAAAGAGAAACAGACAAAGAG GATGATGGAACTGATTGCCCAGAAGCAGAAAGAGCGAGAAGAAAGAGAGAAGAGGGAAAGGATTGAACAGGAAAAGCAGCGACGGAAGCAAGGTCAAGAATTGTCTGCAGTCAAGCAGAAAATACAAGAACAAGAGATGCAGAAAGCTGTTGAAGACAGAAGAAGAGAAAAACAAGAAGAGAAGCTGGCAAG GGATAGAGTCCGGGAAAAAATTGCACGAGATAAAGCTGAGAGAGCTAGAAGG TTTGGAGGAGCAGGTTCAGAACCGATCTCGCCTCCAGCAGAGGCCTCTATTCCTGCTACCACCCCATCCCCATCTTCCCCAGTACAAGAGCCGCCCACTAAGAAGGAATATGATCAGTGCCGTATTCAG GTGCGTCTGCTTGATGGATCTGCCTTATCCCAGACTTTCCGTGCTCGAGAGCAGCTAGCGGCGGTGCGTCTGTATGTGGAGCTGAACTGGCCTGGGGGTGCCCCGGGGCCTTTCAATCTCCTCACAAGCTTCCCAAGAAGAGTCTTCACAGAAGAGGACATGGAAAAGCCCTTGCAAGAACTTG GTTTGGTGCCTAGTGCAGTCCTAATTGTTGCCAGAAAATAA